A window of Candidatus Saccharibacteria bacterium contains these coding sequences:
- a CDS encoding VOC family protein, with protein sequence MARVSTYLNFSRNTEEAFNFYKNVFGTEFLGGISRMGDVPPADGQPELSEEDRNLVMNVQLPILGGHMLMGTDAPESLGFNVVHGNNIYINLEPDTRGEVDRLFAALAEGGEIETKPQEMFWGGYYASVKDKFGVWWMFNTESRE encoded by the coding sequence ATGGCACGAGTGAGCACGTATCTCAATTTTTCGCGCAACACCGAAGAAGCGTTTAATTTTTATAAGAATGTCTTCGGTACAGAATTCCTCGGCGGCATCAGCCGCATGGGCGATGTGCCGCCGGCGGACGGGCAGCCGGAACTCAGTGAAGAGGATAGGAATCTCGTCATGAATGTCCAGTTGCCGATCCTGGGCGGGCACATGCTGATGGGTACGGACGCGCCCGAATCCCTGGGTTTCAATGTCGTACATGGCAACAATATATACATCAACCTCGAGCCGGATACGCGCGGCGAAGTCGACCGGCTCTTTGCCGCGCTGGCCGAAGGCGGCGAGATTGAGACCAAACCGCAGGAGATGTTCTGGGGCGGGTACTACGCTTCAGTCAAGGACAAGTTCGGGGTCTGGTGGATGTTCAACACCGAGAGCCGCGAGTAG
- a CDS encoding SRPBCC domain-containing protein, translating into MVTNVDEVIINADIQTVWQALTTTEGSDAFLKVCTVETDWRPGSAIVYTATVEDPGVQEANNEMRWEGTIAALEPHREFSCTYDPQKTGMYKESYFLDRLEDGRTKVRTERECISQEVADAYAEAGPYTTEQLKLYAERIAVRTGA; encoded by the coding sequence ATGGTGACGAATGTGGACGAAGTGATTATTAACGCCGACATCCAAACAGTCTGGCAGGCTTTGACGACCACCGAGGGGTCGGACGCCTTTTTGAAGGTGTGTACGGTAGAGACGGATTGGCGGCCCGGTTCTGCCATCGTGTATACCGCCACGGTTGAAGATCCGGGTGTCCAGGAGGCGAATAATGAGATGCGCTGGGAAGGCACTATCGCCGCCTTGGAGCCGCACCGCGAATTCAGCTGCACCTATGACCCGCAGAAGACCGGCATGTACAAAGAATCCTACTTTCTCGACCGGCTGGAGGATGGCCGCACGAAGGTCCGGACTGAACGGGAGTGCATCAGCCAGGAAGTGGCCGATGCCTACGCCGAGGCGGGACCGTATACCACGGAGCAGCTCAAACTCTACGCAGAACGGATTGCAGTACGGACCGGAGCCTGA
- a CDS encoding DUF1801 domain-containing protein — translation MSSTIKTLVNDASVEAFINSVENETRRQGGHTLLEMYTRIIGEPARMWGSAIVGFGQYHYKSERSRQEGDWPLSAFSPRKQNLTLYITFGFDGQEALLEKLGKHTTSKGCLYINKLADVDVAVLEKIVKASHEKAVRELT, via the coding sequence ATGAGCAGTACCATCAAGACCCTTGTCAATGACGCCAGCGTCGAAGCTTTCATCAATTCAGTAGAAAACGAAACCCGGCGGCAGGGCGGCCACACCCTACTGGAAATGTATACCCGCATCATCGGCGAGCCAGCCAGGATGTGGGGCAGCGCCATCGTCGGCTTTGGCCAATACCACTACAAATCCGAGCGGAGCCGGCAGGAAGGTGATTGGCCGTTGTCAGCGTTTTCACCGCGCAAGCAGAATCTTACTTTGTATATCACGTTCGGATTTGACGGGCAGGAAGCGTTGCTTGAAAAGTTGGGCAAGCATACGACGAGCAAAGGCTGTCTTTATATCAATAAGCTCGCGGATGTGGATGTGGCGGTGCTTGAGAAGATAGTGAAGGCGTCGCACGAGAAGGCGGTACGGGAACTTACTTAA
- a CDS encoding aminotransferase class IV, which produces MPHIYPQTYFANTIRPLADAHLNITTSAILYGLSVYTVFPVHTNADGKLVAFRLKEHFERLVNSARIIGIDTFEAEWDEPRFLTAVKELIAANDVKDKAFVRVTIHVDEMVPGTRSRGLHTVLSMFIYEALPIVPQDGARLKTSVWRRIPDYAIPSRAKVNGAYVNSVLAKQDALDSGYDDCIFLDAAGHVCELSAANIFMVRNGVLVTPGTTSDLLEGINRRTILEIAEAEGLTIQERDIDLTELYIADEVFACGTSAYLAPIVEIDARRVGDKTVGPVTRRLSKRYFDVLHGRDKALNHYLTALN; this is translated from the coding sequence ATGCCCCACATCTACCCCCAAACCTACTTCGCCAACACCATCCGCCCCCTCGCCGACGCCCACCTCAACATCACCACCTCCGCCATCCTTTACGGCCTCAGCGTCTACACCGTCTTCCCTGTCCATACCAATGCCGATGGCAAGCTGGTCGCCTTCCGCCTCAAGGAGCACTTTGAGCGCCTGGTCAACTCGGCGCGCATCATCGGCATTGACACCTTCGAGGCCGAATGGGACGAGCCACGGTTTCTGACCGCCGTCAAGGAACTTATCGCCGCCAACGATGTAAAGGACAAAGCCTTCGTCCGCGTCACCATCCACGTCGATGAGATGGTGCCGGGTACCCGCTCGCGCGGTCTGCACACCGTCCTGAGTATGTTCATCTATGAGGCGCTACCCATCGTGCCGCAGGATGGCGCCCGCCTCAAGACCAGTGTCTGGCGCCGCATCCCCGATTACGCCATCCCTTCCCGCGCCAAGGTCAACGGCGCCTACGTCAACTCGGTCCTGGCCAAGCAGGACGCTCTCGACAGCGGCTACGATGACTGCATCTTCCTGGACGCCGCCGGTCATGTCTGCGAACTCAGTGCCGCCAATATCTTCATGGTCAGAAACGGCGTCCTGGTCACGCCGGGTACCACCAGTGACCTGCTGGAAGGTATCAACCGTCGCACCATCCTCGAAATCGCCGAGGCTGAAGGCCTGACCATCCAGGAGCGTGACATCGACCTGACGGAACTGTACATCGCCGATGAGGTCTTTGCCTGCGGCACCTCGGCGTACCTGGCGCCCATCGTGGAAATTGACGCCCGCCGCGTTGGCGACAAGACCGTCGGGCCGGTGACCAGGCGGCTTTCCAAGCGCTACTTTGATGTGCTGCACGGCCGCGATAAAGCTCTCAACCACTACCTGACGGCATTGAATTAA
- the sucC gene encoding succinate--CoA ligase subunit beta (catalyzes the interconversion of succinyl-CoA and succinate), with protein sequence MKLLEYQAKNLLAMQGVSLPVSQLLESPVAPLELPLPVVLKMQVPVGGRGKAGGIRVATTLAEAAQLGQELFTREISGYGTEGLLAEALLDIKKEYYLSLMVDTAEATIVLLAHKQGGVDIEQAATAEEPLRRFVLEAAPDSALSDELLAYFDLPAGAADQLQRLLGQLYDAFVSEDMLLLEINPLVLTKQNQLVCADAKIELDDDAGYRHSQHWPRPPQSSQFVSLPVDGGGGPVWGSMANGAGLAMATVDAITAAGARPANFLDIGGGTSSDKMLAAFQQISSLPQVSAIIVNIFGGITRCDDVARAILSARREVAGLPPLFIRLTGTNEEAGRALLAEAGIPLYTSLQECIEGALHV encoded by the coding sequence ATGAAATTGTTGGAGTACCAGGCAAAGAATCTACTGGCCATGCAAGGGGTCAGCTTGCCGGTGAGCCAACTGTTGGAATCGCCAGTGGCACCACTGGAACTGCCGTTGCCGGTAGTCCTGAAGATGCAGGTCCCCGTGGGCGGCCGCGGCAAGGCCGGAGGCATCAGGGTCGCCACCACCTTGGCAGAGGCGGCACAGCTCGGCCAGGAACTTTTCACGCGTGAAATATCCGGCTACGGCACCGAAGGTCTCCTTGCCGAAGCCTTGCTGGATATCAAAAAAGAATATTATCTGTCGCTGATGGTCGACACGGCCGAGGCGACCATCGTGCTCCTGGCACACAAGCAGGGTGGCGTCGATATCGAACAGGCGGCCACGGCCGAGGAGCCGCTGCGTCGTTTCGTGCTGGAAGCGGCACCAGACAGCGCGTTATCCGATGAGCTGCTGGCGTACTTCGACTTGCCAGCCGGCGCGGCTGACCAGTTGCAGCGCCTGCTTGGCCAGTTGTACGATGCGTTCGTCAGCGAGGATATGCTGCTGCTCGAGATCAATCCGCTTGTATTGACCAAGCAGAACCAACTGGTCTGCGCCGACGCCAAGATTGAACTCGACGACGATGCCGGCTACCGCCACAGCCAGCACTGGCCCCGCCCGCCGCAAAGCAGCCAGTTTGTCAGCCTGCCCGTGGATGGAGGGGGCGGCCCGGTCTGGGGATCGATGGCCAATGGCGCCGGCCTGGCCATGGCCACCGTTGATGCCATCACCGCTGCCGGCGCCCGGCCGGCCAATTTCCTTGATATCGGCGGCGGCACCAGCAGCGACAAGATGCTGGCCGCATTTCAGCAGATAAGCAGCCTGCCGCAGGTCTCGGCCATCATCGTCAATATCTTCGGCGGCATCACGCGCTGCGACGATGTGGCCCGCGCCATCCTGAGCGCCCGCCGGGAAGTCGCGGGCCTGCCGCCGCTCTTCATCCGCCTGACTGGCACCAACGAGGAGGCGGGACGCGCACTGCTGGCCGAGGCCGGCATACCGCTCTATACATCACTCC
- a CDS encoding TfoX/Sxy family protein has protein sequence MAYDEVLAARIRTLLAAEPDITEKRMFGSQAFLYQGHLVICASGQGGIMVRVDPEDTVKLLASTPAEIMVMQNRPLKGWLRVNADDAQGAALAVWVRRGLVYAKTLPPKT, from the coding sequence ATGGCATACGACGAAGTCCTCGCCGCCCGCATCAGGACCCTGCTCGCCGCCGAACCTGACATTACTGAGAAAAGGATGTTCGGCAGCCAGGCATTCCTGTATCAGGGTCACCTCGTCATCTGCGCCAGCGGTCAGGGCGGTATCATGGTGCGCGTCGACCCGGAGGATACAGTCAAGCTGCTGGCTTCGACCCCGGCCGAAATCATGGTCATGCAAAACCGCCCCCTGAAGGGCTGGCTCCGCGTCAATGCGGACGATGCGCAGGGTGCTGCGTTGGCCGTTTGGGTCCGGCGTGGCCTGGTCTACGCCAAGACGCTTCCGCCAAAGACATAG